The Pyxidicoccus sp. MSG2 DNA segment CATTTTCTCGAAATCACTGAGAAGTCCATCCAGCAGAGCCTGCTTTCCCACGTGGGCAAGACGCCTGAGGTGACGATGCTGTCGCGCCTCGCTGCCATGGCGCGCCGCACGAGGGATCGCAAGGTGATTGTCACGGCGAAGGACACCTTCGCGCTGGTGGACTGGTCGATTCCCGAGGATGCGGAGGCCCTGGCACAGACTGGCGTAATCGAGCCACATCCGGAAGAGGATCTGCCGCCGCTGCGTCCGGCGGAGCGCCATCCGGAGCCTCGCGTGGACAACGTGAAGGTGGCGGGCCGGGGCAGCGACCGCAAGCGTCGCCGCGACGAGGAGGAGGAGCGGGGTGGTCGCCGCAAGCGCTTCCCGCCGCTGCCGGAGGTGGTGTTCGAAATCCTCAGCGAGGCGGAAGTCGCGCTGCGCACCGAGCAGATCATCGAGCGCGCCAAGGGCAAGGAGCTGTGCGCCGAGGAGACCACGGTGGAGGCGGTGCTCACCGCCCTGCTGGAGGACAACCAGCGCCGCATCGACGCCGGCCGCCGCCCGCAGTACTCCTTCAACAAGGAGTCCGGCGAGGTGACGCTGGAGCGCGCGGGCGCGCCGAGCGAGGCCCCGCCGCTGGAGCTGCAGGCCGCCTTCGCGCAGGCGCTGGGCATCCCCCTGGAGGCCGGGCGCCCCCTGTTGGGCAAGCCGGCCGCCGCGGCCGCCGCCGAGCCGCTGGTGGACGCCACGCTGCTCACCACGCTGCGCACCACGCTCAAGGACGCGCGCCGCGCCGTGGCGCGCGGGCTGCGCAAGCGCCTGGGCGAGCTGGACGTGGGCACGTTCGAGAAGTCCGTCGTGAAGATGATGCACGGGCTGGGCTTCCGCGAGCTGAAGGTGGCGAAGCGGTCCAAGGAAGGCCCGCTGCTCACCGCCCGCAAGCGCGAGGGCAGCGTGGAGCTGCGCTACGCGGTGCGCATGCTGAAGGGCGCGCCCGGCATCGACCGCAAGACGGTGCAGGAGCTGCGGCGGGATTTGGGCCACTACTCCGCGCAGGTGGGCCTGCTGGTGAGCGCCGGGGATGTGCGCGGCGACGCGCGCACCGAGGCGCAGGCCAGCGGCTCGCTGGTGATGCTCTGGTGCGGTGACGCGCTGGGCGAGAAGTTCCTCGAGGCGGAGACGGCCGTCACCGTCACCCGCGTGGAGCTGTACGAGGTCGACGAGACGTTCTTCGAGGCCGCGAAGCTGGATGCCGAGGAGGCCCAGAAGCGCCGCGAGGAGCGCCAGCGCGAGAAGCAGGCCCGGGGCGAGGGCGAGGAGGCTTCCGCGGAGGTCGCCCCCGGCGCGCAGGAGCGCGAGCGTCCGCGCGAGAAGCGCCGCCGCGAGCGCGAGGCCCGTGAGGCGCGCGAGGCGGAGGAGTCCGCCGAGGTGCCCGAGGCCGCGTCCGCCACCCCCGCCGCCGAGAGCGCTCCCCTCGCCGCGCCGCCCGCCGCACCCGTGCAGCAGGCGGGTGAGGACGAGGAGGGTGACGACGACGAGGAGGGCGACGACGAGGACCTGGAGGCCGCCAGCGCCTTCGTCGGAGGCGCCCGTCCCGAGGGTGCCGCCGCCGAGGGTGGTGCCGAGGGCGCCCAGGGCGATCGCAAGCGCCGCCGCCGCCGCCGTCGCGGTCGCCGCGGCCGTGGCAACCGTGAGGGTGCCGCCCCGGGGGCGACGCCTCCGGCCGAAGGGGCCGCCGCCGCTGCTGCTCCTTCCGCCGAGGCTCCGTCCGCTCCCGCGGGTGAGGCCACCGCCGCGCCGTCGGGTGAGGCTCCTGTCGCTCCTTCCTCCGAAGCCACCCCGGCTCCGGCAGGGGAGGGCGCCAGCGCTCCCGCCGGTGAGGTCACCGCGGCTCCGGCGACGGAGGGCACCGTGGAGACCGCCGCCGCCCCCACGGGTGAGTCCGCCCCGGAGCCCGGGGCCGAGGCGTCCGCGCCTGTCGGCTCCCCGACTCCCGCCGAGTCGCAGGAGGTGCGAGAGGCGACCGAGCGTCGCGAAACGCCGCCTCCGGATTCGTCTGAGGGAGGCCAGGGCTGACAGGGGACCGCAGGCGGGCGGGGAATGGCCGGCGCCGTCGCGCCCCGGGTGTTAACCTGGGGGTGCGATGAAGCCGGCCCTGGTGCTCGCCTCCTGCGTCGTCCTTCTCGGTGCCTGCCGTCCGCAGGCGCCGCGCTACCCGGTGGCGCCGGTGGAGGTCTCCGGCACCACCGTGCGGGACAACGCCCTGCTGGGGCTCGCGCCCGAAGGGGTGGCGACGCTCTTCACGGAGGCGTTGAAGTCCTCCGGCCGCTTCGACCCCCAGGCAGAGGACGCGCCCCGAGAGGTGCGCCCCTGGAGGCTGACGCTGGACGTGCCCTTCACCCGCGAGGTGCTGAAGGACGGAGACCCGCGCAGCTATGCCGAGGTGGGTGCCAGCCTCACGCTGGAGCGCTTCGGTGGAGACCTCCCCCAGCACTACGAGGTGGTGGGACTGGGTGAGGCGCCCGTTGCGAAGGACTCGCCCACCGGGCGTCAGGAGGCCATGCGCGTGGCGCTCCAGAGCGTGCTGCGCCAGGTGACGGACTCCGCCGTGTTGCAGCTCGCCGCGCTGGAGCGCACCGACGACGCGCTCGTGCAGGACCTGCGGGCGGACGATTCGCGCCTGCGCGACGTCGCCCTGCACACGCTGGCGGACCGCCAGCATCCGGCCGCCGCGCCGT contains these protein-coding regions:
- a CDS encoding HTH domain-containing protein; this translates as MTFYEAALRVLESEGRPLHFLEITEKSIQQSLLSHVGKTPEVTMLSRLAAMARRTRDRKVIVTAKDTFALVDWSIPEDAEALAQTGVIEPHPEEDLPPLRPAERHPEPRVDNVKVAGRGSDRKRRRDEEEERGGRRKRFPPLPEVVFEILSEAEVALRTEQIIERAKGKELCAEETTVEAVLTALLEDNQRRIDAGRRPQYSFNKESGEVTLERAGAPSEAPPLELQAAFAQALGIPLEAGRPLLGKPAAAAAAEPLVDATLLTTLRTTLKDARRAVARGLRKRLGELDVGTFEKSVVKMMHGLGFRELKVAKRSKEGPLLTARKREGSVELRYAVRMLKGAPGIDRKTVQELRRDLGHYSAQVGLLVSAGDVRGDARTEAQASGSLVMLWCGDALGEKFLEAETAVTVTRVELYEVDETFFEAAKLDAEEAQKRREERQREKQARGEGEEASAEVAPGAQERERPREKRRREREAREAREAEESAEVPEAASATPAAESAPLAAPPAAPVQQAGEDEEGDDDEEGDDEDLEAASAFVGGARPEGAAAEGGAEGAQGDRKRRRRRRRGRRGRGNREGAAPGATPPAEGAAAAAAPSAEAPSAPAGEATAAPSGEAPVAPSSEATPAPAGEGASAPAGEVTAAPATEGTVETAAAPTGESAPEPGAEASAPVGSPTPAESQEVREATERRETPPPDSSEGGQG
- a CDS encoding HEAT repeat domain-containing protein, with the protein product MKPALVLASCVVLLGACRPQAPRYPVAPVEVSGTTVRDNALLGLAPEGVATLFTEALKSSGRFDPQAEDAPREVRPWRLTLDVPFTREVLKDGDPRSYAEVGASLTLERFGGDLPQHYEVVGLGEAPVAKDSPTGRQEAMRVALQSVLRQVTDSAVLQLAALERTDDALVQDLRADDSRLRDVALHTLADRQHPAAAPLLIEQLKDATDADSLRKTMGTLVEMKARTAVPVLIDLARGKELGFVQEIVFAVGEIGGPEAEAYLYTVAQGHDAPAVQAAAQQALDTLYASRKHSTAEARGPGHAD